The following are encoded in a window of Vespula pensylvanica isolate Volc-1 chromosome 2, ASM1446617v1, whole genome shotgun sequence genomic DNA:
- the LOC122627261 gene encoding polyhomeotic-proximal chromatin protein-like isoform X10, translating into MMTATHELQQQQNVQQQQQHVQQQQQQVQQQQQVQQQVQPQQQQIQPQVQAQQQIQQQVQPQQQMQVQQQVQQQVQQQVQQQQQQQQQQQQQQQQQPQQQQSNGPHNVVPTQVQVQPQVAANMPQQQLQGAVAVSMHHQQQGVGGVSMALSGQQGATTITTMAAHPQAVQVIQQPIQSQAYHLQQLYNTQAPLLMPGNLALHPAGINPSSIQVTTAGKPFQSAAQLTPHMLTTASTPDQGTGHPGAGGTKVQGFPTSYLPVPTSATPDAGQALVFGQLGVLGSPQPPPSLQQQQQQQSANKQDQVQKYTTCTAGTPSGARGPGMQFALWQFAPQVWTGLQPPAVLTAAPNQIFIRSPTQPDMFIQSPQPIQAHNALATQQQIQGVQQIAAASGKAKVMDIQQYQAMKSKQSTGGQRPLSILPSSLQTVNIRAASSVSTQTVHEVQVTVHAQSGKVSGSGSKGRGKPMQSPQQQQQQQQQQQQQQQQQQQQQQQQQQQQQTQQAMQQQHQQVFIQQKQHPQQQQQQQQQQQQLQQQYQQQQVQSSQQIQPKPMMAGMTLQQQQQPGVVLGSEARPIMPVVSVGSVGVAATSQINQVQQPPMSAVQQLPLPTINPTIISNQIVSGASQVQSVPIVNRPTEQQPHDPNNATIMITSPDRNHQADCSIILPSTNLSVVNDDNVKSAKKEETVTITSEEISISQTDLSDTDHSKAQVKEDENNISKTDEKTCNNPLAGLANTVNSITNGAANEESTNVSVSIPLTASNKHAPPKAMVKPQVLTHVIEGFVIQEASEPFAVNRTSLNNTMGQDATNILNRNNSSEKDNHEEPPRKKHAPNYNVDEDGNNAQIGKCESCGNMIDEQSIKFKKDKRFCSTICAKSKKRESRERDVMEKQWTEMEMESKTIDVENNKKNGEDKSLSTTTTSSVDESIPKVNPVKWTVGEVCEFIRGLPGCADYAEDFAIQEIDGQALMLLKEDHLMSAMSIKLGPALKIVARIDSMRIESMSNSNPTSNSS; encoded by the exons ATGATGACTGCAACTCATGAGCTTCAACAACAGCAAAACGttcagcagcaacaacagcatgttcaacaacagcaacaacaggtgcagcaacaacaacaagttCAACAGCAGGTGCAgccacaacaacaacaaattcAACCCCAAGTGCAGGCGCAACAGCAGATTCAGCAGCAAGTTCAACCTCAGCAACAAATGCAAGTACAACAGCAAGTGCAGCAACAAGTACAACAACAAgtacagcaacaacaacagcagcagcagcagcaacagcagcagcaacaacaacagccaCAGCAACAACAAAGTAATGGGCCACATAATGTGGTACCTACACAAGTACAAGTTCAACCACAGGTAGCAGCAAATATGCCCCAACAACAG TTACAGGGAGCAGTTGCCGTATCAATGCACCATCAACAGCAAGGTGTTGGTGGTGTATCTATGGCATTGTCTGGTCAGCAAGGTGCAACAACCATAACTACAATGGCTGCACATCCCCAAGCAGTTCAAGTTATTCAACAACCAATACAAAGTCAAGCATATCATTTGCAACAACTTTATAATACTCAAGCTCCATTACTAATGCCTGGAAATTTGGCTCTTCATCCTGCTGGAATAAATCCATCTTCGATTCAG GTTACAACAGCTGGTAAGCCTTTTCAGTCTGCAGCTCAATTGACACCTCATATGTTAACTACAGCATCAACACCTGACCAAGGTACAGGTCATCCTGGTGCAGGAGGGACAAAAGTTCAAGGATTTCCAACAAGCTACTTACCTGTACCCACTTCTGCTACTCCTGATGCAGGGCAGGCACTAGTCTTTGGGCAACTTGGCGTGTTAGGTTCACCACAGCCTCCACCGTCgttacaacaacaacaacagcaacaatcGGCAAATAAACAAGATCAAGTACAAAAG TATACCACATGTACAGCGGGTACTCCATCCGGCGCAAGAGGACCAGGAATGCAATTTGCGCTATGGCAGTTTGCACCTCAAGTGTGGACTGGATTACAACCACCAGCTGTTCTCACTGCTGCTccaaatcaaatatttattcgaagtCCTACACAACCCGATATGTTCATTCAAAGTCCACAACCCATTCAAGCTCATAATG cGTTAGCAACCCAACAACAGATTCAAGGAGTACAGCAAATTGCCGCTGCTAGTGGAAAAGCGAAGGTAATGGATATACAACAATATCAAGCAATGAAAAGCAAGCAGAGCACAGGCGGACAGCGACCACTTAGCATTTTACCATCCTCGCTGCAAACTGTCAATATACGAGCTGCAAGTTCTGTTTCTACACAAACTGTTCATGAAGTACAAGTCACGGTACACGCACAG aGTGGTAAAGTGAGCGGAAGCGGAAGTAAAGGGCGTGGTAAACCAATGCAATCGcctcaacaacaacaacaacaacagcaacaacaacaacaacagcaacaacaacaacaacaacaacaacaacaacagcagcaacagcaacaaacACAACAGGCGATGCAACAACAGCATCAACAAGTTTTTATTCAACAAAAGCAACATCctcagcaacaacaacaacaacaacaacaacaacaacaattacaacaacaatatcaacaacaacaagtgCAATCATCCCAACAAATTCAACCTAAACCTATGATGG CAGGTATGACTttacaacaacagcagcaacccGGAGTAGTCTTAGGTAGTGAAGCAAGACCTATTATGCCTGTAGTATCAGTAGGAAGTGTTGGGGTTGCTGCTACGTCACAAATAAATCAAGTACAGCAACCTCCAATGTCTGCTGTACAACAGCTTCCATTACCG aCTATTAATCCGACAATAATAAGCAATCAAATAGTAAGTGGAGCATCGCAAGTTCAATCTGTACCAATAGTAAATCGACCGACTGAACAACAACCTCATGATCCAAATAACGCtacaataatgataacatCACCTGATCGTAATCATCAAGCTGACTGTTCAATAATACTGCCATCGACAAATCTCTCTGTTGTTAACGATGATAATGTTAAAtctgcaaaaaaagaagagactgTAACAATTACTTCGGAAGAGATATCGATATCTCAGACAGATCTATCAG ataccgATCATTCGAAGGCTCaagtaaaagaagatgaaaataatatttcgaaaacaGATGAAAAAACATGTAATAATCCTTTAGCTGGACTCGCTAATACGGTCAATTCTATTACCAATGGTGCAGCTAATGAAGAGTCAACGAACGTTTCTGTATCTATTCCTCTCACAGCAAGTAATAAACATGCACCTCCTAAGGCAATGGTTAAACCTCAAGTTCTTACGCACGTGATTGAAGGATTTGTTATACAAGAAG CATCCGAACCATTTGCAGTTAATCGAACATCCTTAAATAATACAATGGGCCAAGAtgcaacaaatattttaaatcgtaaCAATTCCTCTGAAAAGGATAATCACGAAGAACCACCAA GAAAGAAACATGCTCCAAATTACAACGTGGATGAAGATGGAAACAATGCTCAAATTGGAAAATGTGAAAGTTGTGGTAACATGATCGACGAGCaaagtattaaatttaaaaaggacAAACGTTTTTGTTCGACCATTTGTGCGAAAAG taAAAAACGTGAATCACGTGAACGAGATGTAATGGAAAAACAATGGACGGAAATGGAAATGGAAAGTAAAACTATTgatgtagaaaataataagaaaaatgggGAAGATAAATCATTGTCAACAACAACTACTTCCTCAGTAGATGAGTCCATTCCGAAAGTAAATCCTGTGAAATGGACG GTAGGAGAAGTATGCGAATTCATACGTGGTTTACCAGGTTGTGCTGATTATGCAGAAGACTTTGCTATTCAAGAAATCGATGGACAAGCTCTTATGTTATTAAAGGAAGATCATTTGATGTCAGCCATGAGTATTAAATTAGGACCTGCATTAAAAATAGTGGCCAGGATCGATTCGATGCGCATAGAATCAATGTCCAATTCTAATCCTACGTCTAATAGCtcataa
- the LOC122627261 gene encoding polyhomeotic-proximal chromatin protein-like isoform X3 — MMTATHELQQQQNVQQQQQHVQQQQQQVQQQQQVQQQVQPQQQQIQPQVQAQQQIQQQVQPQQQMQVQQQVQQQVQQQVQQQQQQQQQQQQQQQQQPQQQQSNGPHNVVPTQVQVQPQVAANMPQQQLQGAVAVSMHHQQQGVGGVSMALSGQQGATTITTMAAHPQAVQVIQQPIQSQAYHLQQLYNTQAPLLMPGNLALHPAGINPSSIQVTTAGKPFQSAAQLTPHMLTTASTPDQGTGHPGAGGTKVQGFPTSYLPVPTSATPDAGQALVFGQLGVLGSPQPPPSLQQQQQQQSANKQDQVQKYTTCTAGTPSGARGPGMQFALWQFAPQVWTGLQPPAVLTAAPNQIFIRSPTQPDMFIQSPQPIQAHNALATQQQIQGVQQIAAASGKAKVMDIQQYQAMKSKQSTGGQRPLSILPSSLQTVNIRAASSVSTQTVHEVQVTVHAQSGKVSGSGSKGRGKPMQSPQQQQQQQQQQQQQQQQQQQQQQQQQQQQQTQQAMQQQHQQVFIQQKQHPQQQQQQQQQQQQLQQQYQQQQVQSSQQIQPKPMMGKKYLLMINMAGMTLQQQQQPGVVLGSEARPIMPVVSVGSVGVAATSQINQVQQPPMSAVQQLPLPVQNYYHTINPTIISNQIVSGASQVQSVPIVNRPTEQQPHDPNNATIMITSPDRNHQADCSIILPSTNLSVVNDDNVKSAKKEETVTITSEEISISQTDLSDTDHSKAQVKEDENNISKTDEKTCNNPLAGLANTVNSITNGAANEESTNVSVSIPLTASNKHAPPKAMVKPQVLTHVIEGFVIQEASEPFAVNRTSLNNTMGQDATNILNRNNSSEKDNHEEPPRKKHAPNYNVDEDGNNAQIGKCESCGNMIDEQSIKFKKDKRFCSTICAKSKKRESRERDVMEKQWTEMEMESKTIDVENNKKNGEDKSLSTTTTSSVDESIPKVNPVKWTVGEVCEFIRGLPGCADYAEDFAIQEIDGQALMLLKEDHLMSAMSIKLGPALKIVARIDSMRIESMSNSNPTSNSS, encoded by the exons ATGATGACTGCAACTCATGAGCTTCAACAACAGCAAAACGttcagcagcaacaacagcatgttcaacaacagcaacaacaggtgcagcaacaacaacaagttCAACAGCAGGTGCAgccacaacaacaacaaattcAACCCCAAGTGCAGGCGCAACAGCAGATTCAGCAGCAAGTTCAACCTCAGCAACAAATGCAAGTACAACAGCAAGTGCAGCAACAAGTACAACAACAAgtacagcaacaacaacagcagcagcagcagcaacagcagcagcaacaacaacagccaCAGCAACAACAAAGTAATGGGCCACATAATGTGGTACCTACACAAGTACAAGTTCAACCACAGGTAGCAGCAAATATGCCCCAACAACAG TTACAGGGAGCAGTTGCCGTATCAATGCACCATCAACAGCAAGGTGTTGGTGGTGTATCTATGGCATTGTCTGGTCAGCAAGGTGCAACAACCATAACTACAATGGCTGCACATCCCCAAGCAGTTCAAGTTATTCAACAACCAATACAAAGTCAAGCATATCATTTGCAACAACTTTATAATACTCAAGCTCCATTACTAATGCCTGGAAATTTGGCTCTTCATCCTGCTGGAATAAATCCATCTTCGATTCAG GTTACAACAGCTGGTAAGCCTTTTCAGTCTGCAGCTCAATTGACACCTCATATGTTAACTACAGCATCAACACCTGACCAAGGTACAGGTCATCCTGGTGCAGGAGGGACAAAAGTTCAAGGATTTCCAACAAGCTACTTACCTGTACCCACTTCTGCTACTCCTGATGCAGGGCAGGCACTAGTCTTTGGGCAACTTGGCGTGTTAGGTTCACCACAGCCTCCACCGTCgttacaacaacaacaacagcaacaatcGGCAAATAAACAAGATCAAGTACAAAAG TATACCACATGTACAGCGGGTACTCCATCCGGCGCAAGAGGACCAGGAATGCAATTTGCGCTATGGCAGTTTGCACCTCAAGTGTGGACTGGATTACAACCACCAGCTGTTCTCACTGCTGCTccaaatcaaatatttattcgaagtCCTACACAACCCGATATGTTCATTCAAAGTCCACAACCCATTCAAGCTCATAATG cGTTAGCAACCCAACAACAGATTCAAGGAGTACAGCAAATTGCCGCTGCTAGTGGAAAAGCGAAGGTAATGGATATACAACAATATCAAGCAATGAAAAGCAAGCAGAGCACAGGCGGACAGCGACCACTTAGCATTTTACCATCCTCGCTGCAAACTGTCAATATACGAGCTGCAAGTTCTGTTTCTACACAAACTGTTCATGAAGTACAAGTCACGGTACACGCACAG aGTGGTAAAGTGAGCGGAAGCGGAAGTAAAGGGCGTGGTAAACCAATGCAATCGcctcaacaacaacaacaacaacagcaacaacaacaacaacagcaacaacaacaacaacaacaacaacaacaacagcagcaacagcaacaaacACAACAGGCGATGCAACAACAGCATCAACAAGTTTTTATTCAACAAAAGCAACATCctcagcaacaacaacaacaacaacaacaacaacaacaattacaacaacaatatcaacaacaacaagtgCAATCATCCCAACAAATTCAACCTAAACCTATGATGGgtaagaaatatcttttgatGATAAATATGG CAGGTATGACTttacaacaacagcagcaacccGGAGTAGTCTTAGGTAGTGAAGCAAGACCTATTATGCCTGTAGTATCAGTAGGAAGTGTTGGGGTTGCTGCTACGTCACAAATAAATCAAGTACAGCAACCTCCAATGTCTGCTGTACAACAGCTTCCATTACCGGTACAAAACTATTATCAT aCTATTAATCCGACAATAATAAGCAATCAAATAGTAAGTGGAGCATCGCAAGTTCAATCTGTACCAATAGTAAATCGACCGACTGAACAACAACCTCATGATCCAAATAACGCtacaataatgataacatCACCTGATCGTAATCATCAAGCTGACTGTTCAATAATACTGCCATCGACAAATCTCTCTGTTGTTAACGATGATAATGTTAAAtctgcaaaaaaagaagagactgTAACAATTACTTCGGAAGAGATATCGATATCTCAGACAGATCTATCAG ataccgATCATTCGAAGGCTCaagtaaaagaagatgaaaataatatttcgaaaacaGATGAAAAAACATGTAATAATCCTTTAGCTGGACTCGCTAATACGGTCAATTCTATTACCAATGGTGCAGCTAATGAAGAGTCAACGAACGTTTCTGTATCTATTCCTCTCACAGCAAGTAATAAACATGCACCTCCTAAGGCAATGGTTAAACCTCAAGTTCTTACGCACGTGATTGAAGGATTTGTTATACAAGAAG CATCCGAACCATTTGCAGTTAATCGAACATCCTTAAATAATACAATGGGCCAAGAtgcaacaaatattttaaatcgtaaCAATTCCTCTGAAAAGGATAATCACGAAGAACCACCAA GAAAGAAACATGCTCCAAATTACAACGTGGATGAAGATGGAAACAATGCTCAAATTGGAAAATGTGAAAGTTGTGGTAACATGATCGACGAGCaaagtattaaatttaaaaaggacAAACGTTTTTGTTCGACCATTTGTGCGAAAAG taAAAAACGTGAATCACGTGAACGAGATGTAATGGAAAAACAATGGACGGAAATGGAAATGGAAAGTAAAACTATTgatgtagaaaataataagaaaaatgggGAAGATAAATCATTGTCAACAACAACTACTTCCTCAGTAGATGAGTCCATTCCGAAAGTAAATCCTGTGAAATGGACG GTAGGAGAAGTATGCGAATTCATACGTGGTTTACCAGGTTGTGCTGATTATGCAGAAGACTTTGCTATTCAAGAAATCGATGGACAAGCTCTTATGTTATTAAAGGAAGATCATTTGATGTCAGCCATGAGTATTAAATTAGGACCTGCATTAAAAATAGTGGCCAGGATCGATTCGATGCGCATAGAATCAATGTCCAATTCTAATCCTACGTCTAATAGCtcataa
- the LOC122627261 gene encoding polyhomeotic-proximal chromatin protein-like isoform X9 — protein sequence MMTATHELQQQQNVQQQQQHVQQQQQQVQQQQQVQQQVQPQQQQIQPQVQAQQQIQQQVQPQQQMQVQQQVQQQVQQQVQQQQQQQQQQQQQQQQQPQQQQSNGPHNVVPTQVQVQPQVAANMPQQQLQGAVAVSMHHQQQGVGGVSMALSGQQGATTITTMAAHPQAVQVIQQPIQSQAYHLQQLYNTQAPLLMPGNLALHPAGINPSSIQNTLQVTTAGKPFQSAAQLTPHMLTTASTPDQGTGHPGAGGTKVQGFPTSYLPVPTSATPDAGQALVFGQLGVLGSPQPPPSLQQQQQQQSANKQDQVQKYTTCTAGTPSGARGPGMQFALWQFAPQVWTGLQPPAVLTAAPNQIFIRSPTQPDMFIQSPQPIQAHNALATQQQIQGVQQIAAASGKAKVMDIQQYQAMKSKQSTGGQRPLSILPSSLQTVNIRASGKVSGSGSKGRGKPMQSPQQQQQQQQQQQQQQQQQQQQQQQQQQQQQTQQAMQQQHQQVFIQQKQHPQQQQQQQQQQQQLQQQYQQQQVQSSQQIQPKPMMGKKYLLMINMAGMTLQQQQQPGVVLGSEARPIMPVVSVGSVGVAATSQINQVQQPPMSAVQQLPLPVQNYYHTINPTIISNQIVSGASQVQSVPIVNRPTEQQPHDPNNATIMITSPDRNHQADCSIILPSTNLSVVNDDNVKSAKKEETVTITSEEISISQTDLSDTDHSKAQVKEDENNISKTDEKTCNNPLAGLANTVNSITNGAANEESTNVSVSIPLTASNKHAPPKAMVKPQVLTHVIEGFVIQEASEPFAVNRTSLNNTMGQDATNILNRNNSSEKDNHEEPPRKKHAPNYNVDEDGNNAQIGKCESCGNMIDEQSIKFKKDKRFCSTICAKSKKRESRERDVMEKQWTEMEMESKTIDVENNKKNGEDKSLSTTTTSSVDESIPKVNPVKWTVGEVCEFIRGLPGCADYAEDFAIQEIDGQALMLLKEDHLMSAMSIKLGPALKIVARIDSMRIESMSNSNPTSNSS from the exons ATGATGACTGCAACTCATGAGCTTCAACAACAGCAAAACGttcagcagcaacaacagcatgttcaacaacagcaacaacaggtgcagcaacaacaacaagttCAACAGCAGGTGCAgccacaacaacaacaaattcAACCCCAAGTGCAGGCGCAACAGCAGATTCAGCAGCAAGTTCAACCTCAGCAACAAATGCAAGTACAACAGCAAGTGCAGCAACAAGTACAACAACAAgtacagcaacaacaacagcagcagcagcagcaacagcagcagcaacaacaacagccaCAGCAACAACAAAGTAATGGGCCACATAATGTGGTACCTACACAAGTACAAGTTCAACCACAGGTAGCAGCAAATATGCCCCAACAACAG TTACAGGGAGCAGTTGCCGTATCAATGCACCATCAACAGCAAGGTGTTGGTGGTGTATCTATGGCATTGTCTGGTCAGCAAGGTGCAACAACCATAACTACAATGGCTGCACATCCCCAAGCAGTTCAAGTTATTCAACAACCAATACAAAGTCAAGCATATCATTTGCAACAACTTTATAATACTCAAGCTCCATTACTAATGCCTGGAAATTTGGCTCTTCATCCTGCTGGAATAAATCCATCTTCGATTCAG AACACTTTGCAGGTTACAACAGCTGGTAAGCCTTTTCAGTCTGCAGCTCAATTGACACCTCATATGTTAACTACAGCATCAACACCTGACCAAGGTACAGGTCATCCTGGTGCAGGAGGGACAAAAGTTCAAGGATTTCCAACAAGCTACTTACCTGTACCCACTTCTGCTACTCCTGATGCAGGGCAGGCACTAGTCTTTGGGCAACTTGGCGTGTTAGGTTCACCACAGCCTCCACCGTCgttacaacaacaacaacagcaacaatcGGCAAATAAACAAGATCAAGTACAAAAG TATACCACATGTACAGCGGGTACTCCATCCGGCGCAAGAGGACCAGGAATGCAATTTGCGCTATGGCAGTTTGCACCTCAAGTGTGGACTGGATTACAACCACCAGCTGTTCTCACTGCTGCTccaaatcaaatatttattcgaagtCCTACACAACCCGATATGTTCATTCAAAGTCCACAACCCATTCAAGCTCATAATG cGTTAGCAACCCAACAACAGATTCAAGGAGTACAGCAAATTGCCGCTGCTAGTGGAAAAGCGAAGGTAATGGATATACAACAATATCAAGCAATGAAAAGCAAGCAGAGCACAGGCGGACAGCGACCACTTAGCATTTTACCATCCTCGCTGCAAACTGTCAATATACGAGCT aGTGGTAAAGTGAGCGGAAGCGGAAGTAAAGGGCGTGGTAAACCAATGCAATCGcctcaacaacaacaacaacaacagcaacaacaacaacaacagcaacaacaacaacaacaacaacaacaacaacagcagcaacagcaacaaacACAACAGGCGATGCAACAACAGCATCAACAAGTTTTTATTCAACAAAAGCAACATCctcagcaacaacaacaacaacaacaacaacaacaacaattacaacaacaatatcaacaacaacaagtgCAATCATCCCAACAAATTCAACCTAAACCTATGATGGgtaagaaatatcttttgatGATAAATATGG CAGGTATGACTttacaacaacagcagcaacccGGAGTAGTCTTAGGTAGTGAAGCAAGACCTATTATGCCTGTAGTATCAGTAGGAAGTGTTGGGGTTGCTGCTACGTCACAAATAAATCAAGTACAGCAACCTCCAATGTCTGCTGTACAACAGCTTCCATTACCGGTACAAAACTATTATCAT aCTATTAATCCGACAATAATAAGCAATCAAATAGTAAGTGGAGCATCGCAAGTTCAATCTGTACCAATAGTAAATCGACCGACTGAACAACAACCTCATGATCCAAATAACGCtacaataatgataacatCACCTGATCGTAATCATCAAGCTGACTGTTCAATAATACTGCCATCGACAAATCTCTCTGTTGTTAACGATGATAATGTTAAAtctgcaaaaaaagaagagactgTAACAATTACTTCGGAAGAGATATCGATATCTCAGACAGATCTATCAG ataccgATCATTCGAAGGCTCaagtaaaagaagatgaaaataatatttcgaaaacaGATGAAAAAACATGTAATAATCCTTTAGCTGGACTCGCTAATACGGTCAATTCTATTACCAATGGTGCAGCTAATGAAGAGTCAACGAACGTTTCTGTATCTATTCCTCTCACAGCAAGTAATAAACATGCACCTCCTAAGGCAATGGTTAAACCTCAAGTTCTTACGCACGTGATTGAAGGATTTGTTATACAAGAAG CATCCGAACCATTTGCAGTTAATCGAACATCCTTAAATAATACAATGGGCCAAGAtgcaacaaatattttaaatcgtaaCAATTCCTCTGAAAAGGATAATCACGAAGAACCACCAA GAAAGAAACATGCTCCAAATTACAACGTGGATGAAGATGGAAACAATGCTCAAATTGGAAAATGTGAAAGTTGTGGTAACATGATCGACGAGCaaagtattaaatttaaaaaggacAAACGTTTTTGTTCGACCATTTGTGCGAAAAG taAAAAACGTGAATCACGTGAACGAGATGTAATGGAAAAACAATGGACGGAAATGGAAATGGAAAGTAAAACTATTgatgtagaaaataataagaaaaatgggGAAGATAAATCATTGTCAACAACAACTACTTCCTCAGTAGATGAGTCCATTCCGAAAGTAAATCCTGTGAAATGGACG GTAGGAGAAGTATGCGAATTCATACGTGGTTTACCAGGTTGTGCTGATTATGCAGAAGACTTTGCTATTCAAGAAATCGATGGACAAGCTCTTATGTTATTAAAGGAAGATCATTTGATGTCAGCCATGAGTATTAAATTAGGACCTGCATTAAAAATAGTGGCCAGGATCGATTCGATGCGCATAGAATCAATGTCCAATTCTAATCCTACGTCTAATAGCtcataa